In one Bacillus thuringiensis genomic region, the following are encoded:
- a CDS encoding M28 family metallopeptidase: protein MRKSLKQKIVSSLLAVSLAVSLAPIGQAKADSTSEVTQTPSITKQIDPNRAIEHVRFLSETIGPRPGGTKSEEWASRYIGMQLKSMGYDVEYQPFLVPDQYVGFIESPLSTKRTWQAGAAPNALISTEAVTAPLIFVQGGTKLEDIPNEVNGKIVLFERGTTVTDYNKQVENAISKGAKGVLLYSLIGGRGNYGQTFNPRLTKKQSIPVFGLAYAQGNAFKEEIAKKGTTILSLKARHESKLTSLNVIAKKKPKKSTGNEKAVVVSSHYDSVVGAPGANDNASGTGLVLELARAFQNVETDKEIRFITFGSEETGLLGSDYYVNSLSPKERDRILGVFNADMVATNYDKAKNLYAMTPDGSTNFVTDAALQAGKQLNNELVLQGKFGSSDHVPFAEAGIPAALFIWMGVDSWNPLIYHIEKVYHTPQDNVLENISPERMRMALDVIGTGVYNSLQKPVPQTEQKAA, encoded by the coding sequence ATGAGAAAATCATTGAAACAAAAAATAGTAAGCTCTTTGCTTGCTGTATCACTCGCTGTTAGCTTAGCTCCAATCGGGCAAGCGAAAGCGGATTCCACGTCAGAGGTTACACAAACTCCATCTATTACAAAACAGATTGATCCAAACCGCGCGATTGAACATGTTCGTTTCTTGTCTGAAACAATTGGTCCTCGCCCCGGTGGGACAAAATCCGAAGAATGGGCTTCTCGTTACATTGGTATGCAGCTTAAATCAATGGGCTATGACGTAGAATATCAACCATTTCTGGTGCCCGATCAATACGTTGGATTCATTGAATCACCACTATCAACAAAACGTACTTGGCAAGCTGGTGCTGCTCCTAATGCACTAATTTCTACAGAAGCTGTTACAGCTCCCCTTATCTTTGTTCAAGGTGGTACAAAATTAGAAGATATTCCAAATGAAGTAAACGGTAAAATTGTTTTATTTGAAAGAGGAACGACAGTTACAGACTATAATAAACAAGTTGAAAATGCTATTAGCAAAGGTGCAAAAGGTGTTCTTTTATACAGTTTAATTGGCGGACGCGGAAATTATGGACAAACCTTCAATCCCCGCCTAACGAAAAAGCAATCTATCCCTGTCTTTGGCCTTGCTTATGCACAAGGAAATGCATTTAAAGAAGAAATCGCTAAAAAAGGGACAACAATTCTTTCCCTAAAAGCGAGACATGAATCTAAATTAACATCTCTAAATGTTATCGCCAAAAAGAAACCAAAAAAGAGTACAGGTAATGAAAAAGCAGTCGTTGTAAGCTCGCACTATGATAGTGTTGTCGGAGCACCTGGCGCAAATGATAATGCTTCTGGAACTGGATTAGTATTAGAACTAGCTCGTGCTTTTCAAAATGTAGAAACTGATAAAGAAATTCGCTTTATTACCTTTGGTTCTGAAGAAACTGGATTACTTGGTTCGGATTATTACGTGAATAGTCTATCCCCAAAAGAACGCGACCGTATTTTAGGTGTCTTTAACGCCGACATGGTTGCAACAAATTATGATAAAGCAAAGAATTTATACGCTATGACACCTGATGGCTCTACAAACTTTGTAACAGACGCTGCCTTGCAAGCAGGTAAACAACTAAATAATGAACTCGTCCTACAAGGTAAATTCGGTTCTAGTGATCATGTTCCATTTGCTGAAGCTGGTATTCCTGCTGCTCTATTCATTTGGATGGGTGTCGATAGTTGGAATCCATTAATCTATCATATTGAGAAGGTATACCATACACCTCAAGATAACGTATTAGAAAACATTTCGCCTGAACGAATGAGAATGGCATTAGACGTTATCGGAACAGGAGTTTATAACTCGCTTCAAAAACCTGTTCCTCAAACTGAACAGAAAGCTGCTTAA
- a CDS encoding SpaA isopeptide-forming pilin-related protein, producing MKKLFNVCLIVFVLFSQLASFPYNQVRAETLTGDSLFDTVEMKDATNQIIDEAKNPSNLVKIGSTIEVEYAWSIKDQQVAHANDTAVVQIPLALKVSKDLQGDLVTDQKNIGQYFITAKDNKLKLIFNDQAENLKDAKGKIKFDTVFNSTLKTGEKSVQIAFPLGTMVQPISVPVQVEDSKEDGTKQDTNKPVQDPVAKPVTDNPEQDPTTKTVTDNPEQNPATKTVTDNPEQNPATKTVTDNPEQNPATKTVTDNPEQNPAAKTATDNPEQNPAAKTATDNPEQNLAAKIATDNPEQKLASDPAENTNSGPKQITTNILTGVKLTDKDGKPFTEDNRPSTDSPANIEFTWELLKSMNVKNGDYYIFDLPKHFKIYNTINSPLYDSENHQIGNFTVTKDGKVTMTFNDYVEEHPDVAGNLQLKTEFNRAEIKGTTTQEIPFPIKDKDVSITVDFKPNVQTATNKKGLPDRPINTNEINWKVEMNKTQDTLKNAIFKDSIPQGTNLNKDSIKVYYLEVDVNGNVTRGAEAEPTDYNIISSDGSKLEIAFKDSINKAYQIEYATKITDENIKSFRNNVTITSDNQKQQNASSTVTVSRGTHLNKTSKYDPKTQTIEWTITYNGDQREIKKADAILKDIFDDTHELDANSIVVKNASYNEKGTLVTGDAVNNYTVSNKKNGFDLQFNNDINSAYVITYKTKPTNKVIEDGKVKNKVTADNDSSKENEASFKQQNIIKSNNKAETNYKDKTTTWTIIVNNNNYPLNKAIITDTFDHGGLQLKDKKLEIKDGNYILQAGTDYVLDATDKGFTITLIGTYQSNMTKTLVVKYTTDFDYTKLESGKTSFKNTGNLSWIDTDSNPQSNKVEANFDPDTFTKANGYKYGSYNAQTKEITWIIGFNYNNVEIKDPYVIDVIQDKQKLVPGSIEVRDMILNGNPDNAQPGNAVPTEKYELEEPTEKNKNTLKVHFKQSINSPYYIIFKTSLDGELIQGTYKNEADLKDGSKIVNTLTGDTQVNKGGSFVTKKAVQDDNYINWSIAINESQSTIADAVVTDDPTENQVIVEDSFHLYPTTVDPYGNLTKDKVNELKEGTDYKLKITTDNNTGKQHFEIAFLKKIDRAYILEYRSLINADDKEKVSNKAKITGNKLTVKNTETTETIEVRMSSGSGGGSATKGRGNLEIIKVDNDNKNVLLAGAEFTLYDRTGKTVIRKITTDKDGIAKFNNLKRDKYLLKETKAPEGYVISWDLKQGKIVELGTQETTTYKLANKKFVGKVVLTKSDDLNKNATLQGAIFTLLDKDKKVIPEHKELTTNNNGQIIIDKLKPGTYYLQETKAPEHYQLDSKLIPFTISIDQTTVVNLTATNSLTKGSALLTKVDNYNKTLAGAEFTVQDRNGKNIPGYEKLTTNEHGQIEAKDLRPGKYQFVETKAPEHYELDKTPILFEIEKSQTTAASIEAKNTLIKGGVTLTKVDDVDGNTLEGAVFKIVNNKNEDVRTNLKTEKDGTLTVEDLEPGEYQFIETTPPKYYELNKEPVPFTIEKSQTSIIPITAKNSLTTGAVELLKIDEFDKKTPLAGAIFKIVNEKNEDVRTDLTTDKNGTIKASDLRPGKYKFIETKAPEHYELRSTPIEFTIEKGQKTPIVITAENSLLPGDVELIKIDDVDGTPLTGAVFKIVNNKNEDVRTELVTNQEGKIIATGLRPGNYKFIEVKAPEHYALNKTPIEFTIKVSQATAINVTATNSLIKGGIELTKVDDVNAKETLEGAVFKIINDKGEDVRTELTTNKDGKLVVQDLRPGNYKLIETKAPTYYDVNEEPIEFTIEKSQQKLIPITFKNSLTKGKVKLIKEDDVESSKALAGAVFTLQDTTGKEIMKDLTTDGHGVLVIPDLAPGDYQFIETKAPEHYKLDKTPIKFTIKKGSKEDLPIPVTIKNSLLTGGVTLTKVDDVDGTTLEGAEFIIVDAHDTKKVIRKGLTTDTNGKITASDLRPGDYQFVEVKAPKDYTLSKHPIPFTIEKSQKENITVTATNSLKKGAVTLTKIDDIDRTMLEGAIFKIVDMNGKEVHTNLVTDKNGKISVSHLRPGDYQFIETKAPEHYVLDETMIPFTIERSQTKEINVTSKNALKNGSVELTKIDDIDINTKLANAVFNLLDADGELVEEGLKTNDEGKIVVENLRPGTYQFVETIAPEHYDLDKKPIVFTIKKSQTETLHVTATNALTKGAVKLSKTDDVDGTVLKDAVFKIVNMNGDVVHKDLVTNEQGIIEINDLRPGDYQFIETTAPKHYDLNKEPIPFTITKNQADPISVTATNSLTKGAVELSKVDDVDGTALKDVIFKITDMNGNDIRTELTTDVDGKISVSDLRPGDYQFIETKAPEHYKLDSKPIKFTIKKSQKEKLQVTATNSLTEGSVELIKVDDINPDTKLSDAVFNIIDANGKIVRTDLTTDKDGKITATNLRPGDYQFIETKAPKDYDLNKTPISFTIERSQLSPVSVTAKNGLTKGGVELTKVDSIDKKEMLEGAVFKITDMNGNDIRTNLVTNKDGKIIAKDLQPGDYQFIETKAPKHYDLNEEPIKFTIERSQTKHVFVTAINSLTKGSVELIKVDDDEENTTLEGAVFKIVNKDGHDVRTDLTTDKNGRLVIDELPPGDYEFIETKAPEHYDLNETPIKFTVKKGQEKIASVTATNSLTKGTVELTKVDDIDGTTLEGAIFKIVDMDGKDVRSDLTTDKAGKISVSDLRPGDYQFIETKAPTGYDLNVKPIPFTITKGQSQITSVTALNSLTTGSIELTKVDIDHHGTLEGAIFNILDQDGKVVREGLKTDGHGKLIVNDLKPGNYQLVETKAPEGYQLDASPISFTIEKAQASPLQITVSNKKIESSSGGDDKPVTPPNKEENKGNETSEKHENGTSEETSNKTDNKQQDDQNTDKHLPNTGHKEDPTQTVGIVLLLAGLLSILATKRKKNY from the coding sequence ATGAAAAAACTTTTTAATGTATGTTTAATTGTATTCGTACTATTTTCGCAACTTGCTAGTTTTCCATACAATCAAGTAAGAGCGGAAACGTTAACAGGAGATTCCTTATTTGACACTGTTGAAATGAAAGATGCAACGAATCAAATTATTGACGAAGCAAAAAATCCTAGCAACTTAGTAAAGATAGGATCAACCATTGAAGTAGAATACGCTTGGTCAATAAAGGATCAACAAGTTGCACACGCAAATGATACAGCAGTAGTTCAAATACCACTTGCATTAAAAGTATCTAAAGATTTGCAAGGGGATTTAGTAACAGATCAAAAAAATATTGGTCAATATTTTATAACAGCTAAAGATAATAAATTAAAATTAATATTTAATGATCAAGCAGAAAATTTGAAAGACGCTAAAGGAAAAATTAAATTTGATACTGTGTTTAACTCAACTTTAAAAACTGGAGAAAAATCAGTTCAAATCGCTTTTCCTTTAGGAACAATGGTTCAGCCTATATCAGTTCCTGTTCAGGTAGAAGACTCTAAAGAAGATGGCACCAAACAGGATACTAATAAACCAGTGCAAGATCCAGTAGCTAAACCTGTTACTGACAATCCGGAGCAAGATCCAACAACTAAAACTGTTACTGATAATCCGGAACAAAACCCAGCAACTAAAACTGTTACTGATAATCCGGAACAAAACCCAGCAACTAAAACTGTTACCGATAATCCGGAACAAAACCCAGCAACTAAAACTGTTACCGATAATCCGGAACAAAACCCAGCAGCTAAAACTGCCACTGATAATCCGGAACAAAACCCAGCAGCTAAAACTGCCACTGATAATCCGGAACAAAACCTAGCAGCTAAAATTGCTACTGACAATCCAGAACAAAAGCTAGCAAGCGACCCTGCTGAGAATACAAATTCAGGTCCAAAGCAAATAACAACAAACATTTTAACCGGTGTAAAGTTGACGGATAAAGACGGAAAACCATTTACAGAGGATAACCGTCCAAGTACAGATTCCCCTGCCAATATTGAGTTTACATGGGAACTTTTAAAATCAATGAATGTGAAAAATGGAGATTACTATATTTTTGATCTTCCTAAACATTTTAAGATTTACAATACAATTAACAGTCCTTTATATGATAGTGAAAACCATCAAATTGGTAATTTTACTGTTACAAAAGATGGAAAAGTCACGATGACATTCAACGATTATGTTGAAGAGCATCCAGATGTTGCTGGTAACCTACAATTAAAGACAGAATTTAATAGAGCTGAAATTAAAGGTACAACAACACAAGAAATTCCTTTCCCGATTAAAGATAAGGATGTTTCTATTACAGTTGACTTTAAGCCTAATGTACAAACAGCTACGAATAAAAAAGGATTACCTGATAGACCAATTAATACAAATGAAATTAATTGGAAAGTAGAGATGAACAAAACGCAAGACACCCTTAAAAACGCTATTTTTAAAGATAGCATTCCACAAGGTACAAACTTAAATAAAGATTCTATTAAAGTTTATTATTTAGAAGTTGATGTTAATGGGAATGTAACGCGTGGTGCAGAAGCTGAGCCAACAGATTACAATATTATTTCATCAGATGGCTCAAAATTGGAGATTGCTTTTAAAGATTCTATCAATAAAGCATATCAAATCGAATATGCCACAAAAATTACTGATGAAAATATTAAAAGTTTCCGAAATAACGTTACGATAACGAGTGATAATCAAAAGCAACAAAACGCAAGCTCTACTGTAACGGTTTCTCGTGGTACACACTTAAATAAAACAAGTAAATATGATCCAAAGACGCAAACAATTGAGTGGACAATTACTTACAATGGTGATCAAAGAGAGATCAAAAAAGCAGATGCGATTTTAAAAGATATTTTTGACGATACACACGAACTAGATGCAAATTCTATTGTTGTAAAAAACGCTTCATATAATGAAAAAGGAACGCTTGTAACAGGTGACGCTGTTAATAATTACACTGTAAGTAACAAGAAGAATGGATTCGATTTACAGTTTAACAATGATATTAATAGTGCTTATGTGATTACCTATAAAACCAAGCCAACTAATAAAGTTATAGAAGATGGAAAAGTAAAAAATAAAGTTACAGCTGATAATGATTCAAGTAAAGAAAATGAAGCTAGCTTCAAGCAGCAAAATATTATTAAATCTAATAATAAAGCTGAAACAAATTATAAAGACAAAACAACAACTTGGACAATTATAGTAAATAATAACAACTATCCATTAAACAAAGCGATCATTACGGACACCTTTGATCACGGTGGATTACAATTAAAAGATAAAAAACTAGAAATTAAAGACGGAAATTATATCCTTCAAGCTGGGACTGACTATGTTTTAGATGCAACAGATAAAGGCTTTACAATTACTCTTATAGGTACATATCAGTCTAATATGACAAAGACATTAGTCGTAAAATATACGACAGACTTTGATTATACAAAGCTAGAAAGTGGTAAAACTTCATTTAAAAATACAGGTAACCTATCTTGGATAGATACGGATTCTAATCCACAATCAAATAAAGTTGAAGCTAATTTCGATCCTGATACTTTCACAAAGGCAAATGGTTATAAATACGGTTCTTATAACGCCCAAACGAAGGAAATTACTTGGATAATAGGCTTTAACTATAATAACGTTGAGATTAAAGATCCTTACGTTATAGACGTAATACAAGATAAACAAAAGTTAGTTCCTGGATCCATTGAAGTGCGCGACATGATTTTAAATGGAAATCCTGATAATGCACAACCTGGTAATGCTGTACCAACTGAGAAATATGAACTTGAAGAACCTACAGAGAAAAATAAAAACACCCTAAAGGTTCATTTCAAACAATCAATTAATTCACCCTACTATATTATCTTTAAAACAAGCCTTGATGGTGAACTTATCCAAGGTACCTACAAAAATGAGGCAGATTTAAAAGATGGCTCTAAAATTGTAAACACCCTTACAGGTGACACTCAAGTAAATAAAGGTGGCAGCTTTGTTACTAAAAAAGCTGTGCAAGACGACAACTATATTAATTGGAGTATCGCAATTAACGAAAGCCAATCAACCATTGCGGATGCGGTTGTAACAGATGACCCAACCGAAAATCAGGTAATTGTGGAAGATTCATTCCACTTATATCCTACAACTGTTGATCCATATGGAAATTTAACAAAAGATAAAGTAAACGAATTAAAAGAAGGAACAGACTATAAACTCAAAATAACAACAGACAATAATACCGGAAAGCAACATTTCGAAATTGCCTTCTTGAAAAAAATTGATCGAGCTTATATTTTAGAATATCGCTCACTTATTAATGCAGACGATAAAGAAAAAGTAAGTAATAAAGCGAAAATCACAGGCAATAAGTTGACAGTTAAAAACACAGAAACTACTGAAACAATTGAAGTGAGAATGTCTTCTGGTTCAGGTGGAGGATCTGCTACCAAAGGTCGTGGAAACCTTGAAATTATAAAGGTAGATAACGACAATAAGAACGTACTATTAGCTGGGGCAGAATTTACTTTATACGATCGTACAGGTAAAACTGTTATCCGTAAAATTACAACAGACAAAGACGGTATCGCTAAATTTAATAATTTAAAACGTGATAAATATTTATTAAAAGAAACAAAGGCTCCTGAAGGCTATGTAATTAGCTGGGATTTAAAACAAGGGAAAATTGTTGAACTTGGTACACAAGAGACTACAACATATAAACTTGCAAATAAGAAATTTGTCGGGAAAGTAGTTTTAACAAAATCTGATGACCTGAACAAAAACGCAACACTACAAGGCGCTATTTTCACACTACTGGATAAAGATAAAAAAGTAATTCCAGAACACAAAGAATTAACAACAAATAATAACGGACAAATTATTATAGATAAACTAAAACCAGGAACTTACTACTTACAAGAAACGAAGGCTCCTGAGCATTATCAATTAGATAGCAAACTTATTCCGTTTACTATCTCTATAGATCAAACAACAGTAGTAAATCTAACTGCGACAAATAGTTTAACTAAAGGATCTGCTCTTTTAACAAAAGTGGATAATTATAATAAAACTTTAGCAGGGGCAGAGTTTACTGTTCAAGATCGCAACGGAAAAAATATTCCTGGATATGAGAAATTAACAACAAATGAACATGGACAAATCGAAGCAAAAGATTTACGTCCTGGTAAATATCAATTTGTCGAAACAAAAGCTCCTGAGCACTATGAATTAGACAAAACACCTATCCTATTCGAAATAGAAAAAAGCCAAACTACAGCTGCTTCTATTGAAGCAAAAAACACTTTAATTAAAGGTGGTGTTACTTTAACAAAAGTTGATGATGTAGATGGCAATACTCTTGAAGGTGCGGTATTCAAAATTGTTAACAACAAGAACGAAGACGTGCGTACAAACTTAAAAACAGAAAAAGATGGAACTTTAACCGTTGAAGATTTAGAGCCTGGTGAGTATCAATTTATTGAAACAACACCACCTAAATACTATGAGTTAAATAAAGAACCAGTTCCATTTACAATTGAAAAAAGTCAAACAAGTATCATTCCAATTACTGCAAAAAACAGTTTAACAACAGGTGCCGTTGAGTTATTAAAAATCGACGAATTTGATAAAAAGACTCCTCTTGCTGGAGCTATATTCAAAATCGTTAATGAAAAAAACGAAGACGTGCGTACGGACTTAACTACCGATAAAAACGGAACTATTAAAGCTTCTGACTTACGTCCAGGCAAATATAAATTTATTGAAACGAAAGCTCCTGAACATTATGAACTGCGATCAACACCAATTGAATTTACAATTGAAAAAGGTCAAAAAACACCAATTGTTATTACAGCTGAAAATAGTCTACTACCAGGCGATGTTGAGCTAATAAAAATCGATGATGTTGATGGCACTCCACTTACAGGTGCCGTATTCAAAATTGTTAATAACAAAAATGAGGATGTCCGTACAGAATTAGTTACGAATCAGGAAGGTAAAATTATTGCTACTGGTTTACGTCCAGGTAACTATAAATTTATCGAAGTAAAAGCTCCGGAGCATTATGCCTTAAATAAAACACCGATTGAATTTACAATTAAGGTAAGTCAAGCAACTGCTATTAACGTTACTGCTACTAACAGCTTAATAAAAGGCGGTATTGAATTAACAAAAGTTGATGATGTAAATGCTAAGGAAACCCTTGAAGGTGCGGTATTTAAAATAATTAATGACAAAGGCGAGGATGTTCGTACGGAACTTACTACCAATAAAGACGGTAAATTAGTAGTACAAGACTTACGTCCAGGTAATTATAAACTAATCGAAACAAAGGCTCCTACTTATTACGATGTAAATGAAGAACCTATTGAATTTACAATTGAAAAGAGCCAACAAAAACTCATCCCTATTACTTTCAAAAATAGTTTAACGAAAGGAAAAGTTAAACTTATTAAAGAAGATGATGTGGAAAGTAGTAAAGCTCTTGCCGGCGCTGTATTCACATTGCAAGACACAACTGGCAAAGAAATTATGAAAGATTTAACAACAGATGGTCACGGAGTATTAGTTATTCCTGATTTAGCACCAGGGGATTATCAATTTATCGAAACAAAAGCCCCTGAACATTATAAATTAGACAAAACACCTATTAAGTTCACAATTAAAAAAGGTAGTAAGGAAGATCTTCCTATCCCTGTTACTATAAAAAACAGTTTACTTACAGGTGGCGTCACTTTAACAAAAGTTGATGATGTTGATGGCACTACTCTTGAAGGTGCAGAATTTATAATCGTTGACGCTCATGATACTAAAAAGGTAATTCGCAAAGGTTTAACGACTGATACAAACGGTAAAATTACTGCTTCTGATTTACGTCCTGGAGACTATCAATTTGTTGAAGTGAAAGCTCCAAAAGACTATACCTTAAGCAAACACCCTATTCCGTTCACTATCGAAAAAAGTCAAAAAGAGAATATTACTGTTACTGCTACTAACAGTTTAAAGAAAGGTGCAGTAACATTAACAAAAATCGATGACATCGATCGTACGATGCTCGAAGGTGCAATCTTTAAGATTGTGGATATGAATGGTAAGGAAGTTCATACGAATCTTGTTACAGATAAAAACGGTAAAATTTCTGTTTCTCATTTACGCCCTGGAGACTATCAGTTCATTGAAACAAAAGCTCCTGAGCACTATGTATTAGATGAAACAATGATTCCATTTACAATTGAAAGAAGTCAAACGAAAGAGATCAATGTTACAAGCAAAAATGCTTTAAAAAACGGTAGCGTTGAACTAACAAAGATTGACGATATTGATATAAATACAAAACTTGCTAATGCCGTATTTAATTTATTAGATGCAGACGGAGAGTTGGTTGAAGAAGGCTTAAAAACAAATGATGAAGGTAAAATTGTTGTTGAAAATCTACGTCCTGGTACGTATCAATTCGTTGAAACAATTGCTCCTGAACATTACGATTTAGATAAAAAACCTATCGTATTTACAATTAAAAAGAGCCAAACTGAAACTCTTCATGTCACTGCTACAAATGCTTTAACAAAGGGTGCAGTTAAACTTTCTAAAACAGATGATGTTGATGGCACTGTTCTTAAAGATGCAGTATTTAAAATTGTTAATATGAATGGTGATGTAGTTCATAAAGACCTTGTTACAAATGAACAAGGAATAATCGAAATTAACGACCTACGTCCTGGTGATTATCAATTCATCGAGACAACGGCTCCGAAACACTATGATTTAAACAAAGAGCCAATTCCATTCACAATCACAAAGAACCAAGCTGATCCTATCTCCGTTACAGCTACAAATAGCTTAACGAAAGGCGCTGTGGAACTTTCTAAAGTGGATGATGTAGATGGTACCGCTCTTAAAGATGTGATATTTAAAATTACTGATATGAATGGTAACGACATTCGCACTGAGCTTACAACAGATGTAGATGGAAAAATTTCTGTTTCTGATTTACGCCCTGGGGACTATCAGTTTATTGAAACGAAAGCTCCTGAACACTATAAATTAGATAGTAAACCTATTAAGTTTACAATTAAGAAAAGCCAAAAAGAAAAGCTCCAAGTTACTGCTACAAATAGCTTAACTGAGGGTTCTGTAGAATTAATAAAAGTGGATGATATAAATCCAGATACAAAACTTTCTGATGCAGTGTTTAACATCATTGATGCGAATGGTAAAATTGTTCGCACGGATTTAACTACTGATAAAGATGGTAAGATTACTGCTACAAACTTACGCCCTGGAGACTATCAATTCATTGAAACGAAAGCTCCGAAAGATTACGATTTAAATAAAACACCTATCAGCTTCACTATCGAGAGAAGTCAACTATCTCCCGTTTCTGTTACTGCTAAGAATGGCCTAACAAAAGGTGGCGTGGAATTAACTAAAGTTGACTCTATAGATAAGAAAGAAATGCTAGAAGGTGCGGTATTTAAAATTACTGATATGAATGGTAACGACATTCGTACGAATTTAGTTACCAATAAAGACGGAAAAATCATCGCGAAAGACTTACAGCCAGGAGACTATCAATTTATTGAAACGAAAGCTCCTAAACATTACGACTTAAATGAAGAACCAATTAAATTCACAATCGAAAGAAGTCAAACCAAGCATGTCTTCGTTACAGCTATTAATAGCTTAACGAAAGGTAGTGTGGAGTTAATTAAAGTTGATGATGATGAAGAAAACACAACACTTGAAGGTGCAGTATTTAAAATTGTTAACAAGGATGGGCATGACGTCCGTACCGATTTAACTACTGATAAAAACGGCCGTTTAGTCATTGATGAATTACCACCAGGAGACTATGAGTTTATCGAAACAAAAGCTCCTGAACACTATGACTTAAACGAAACACCTATTAAGTTCACAGTTAAAAAAGGCCAAGAAAAAATCGCCTCTGTTACTGCTACGAATAGCTTAACTAAGGGCACAGTTGAATTAACTAAAGTTGATGACATCGACGGTACTACTCTTGAAGGGGCTATCTTTAAAATTGTAGATATGGACGGCAAGGATGTTCGTTCAGATTTAACTACTGATAAAGCTGGGAAGATTTCTGTTTCTGATTTACGTCCGGGAGATTATCAGTTCATTGAAACGAAAGCTCCCACTGGCTATGATTTAAACGTTAAACCAATTCCTTTCACAATTACGAAAGGACAATCTCAGATTACCTCTGTTACAGCTTTAAATAGTTTAACAACAGGTTCAATTGAGTTAACTAAAGTTGATATTGATCACCACGGAACACTTGAAGGTGCCATTTTCAATATTTTAGACCAAGATGGAAAAGTAGTACGAGAAGGTTTAAAAACAGATGGGCATGGTAAATTAATCGTAAATGATTTGAAACCTGGTAATTATCAACTAGTGGAAACAAAAGCTCCTGAAGGCTATCAATTAGATGCATCACCAATAAGCTTTACTATTGAAAAAGCCCAAGCTTCACCACTACAAATTACAGTTTCAAATAAAAAAATTGAATCTTCTTCAGGTGGAGATGACAAGCCAGTTACTCCTCCAAATAAAGAAGAAAACAAAGGCAATGAAACATCTGAGAAACACGAAAACGGAACTTCTGAAGAAACATCGAATAAAACAGATAACAAACAGCAAGATGATCAAAATACGGATAAACACCTTCCAAATACAGGTCATAAAGAAGACCCTACACAAACAGTAGGTATCGTTCTTCTACTAGCTGGATTATTAAGTATTTTAGCTACAAAACGCAAAAAAAATTATTAA
- a CDS encoding RNA polymerase sigma factor, translating to MEEKIEELIDIYKKQIYSLCYKLAKTKEDAEDIFQETWIKVFSSRHQLSYVDNYKKWITTICVRTFYDFYRKKKRWKNRVLDLFHKEGGGEVEFVDDVNISEEIIQKVEAEMIREVIQLLNEKYKTVLVLYYYEQYSYKEMSEILNIPIGTVKYRLNYGKKKMREHLEGFVHEGR from the coding sequence ATGGAAGAAAAGATAGAAGAATTAATTGATATATATAAGAAGCAAATATATTCCTTATGCTATAAATTAGCGAAAACGAAAGAAGATGCGGAAGATATTTTTCAAGAGACGTGGATAAAGGTTTTTTCATCAAGGCACCAACTTTCTTATGTGGATAATTATAAAAAGTGGATTACTACAATTTGCGTTCGTACATTTTATGACTTTTACCGCAAGAAGAAAAGATGGAAAAATCGCGTATTAGATTTATTTCATAAAGAAGGTGGTGGAGAAGTAGAGTTTGTAGATGATGTGAATATATCAGAGGAAATCATTCAAAAGGTAGAAGCCGAAATGATACGGGAAGTTATACAGTTATTAAATGAAAAATATAAAACGGTACTCGTACTCTATTACTATGAACAATATTCTTACAAGGAAATGAGTGAAATATTAAATATACCAATTGGTACGGTAAAGTATCGGCTTAATTATGGGAAAAAGAAAATGCGAGAACATTTGGAGGGGTTCGTTCATGAGGGAAGATAA